One window of the Colletotrichum lupini chromosome 9, complete sequence genome contains the following:
- a CDS encoding phosphotransferase, producing the protein MVAPARIHSDNLKWDQSEELFEQDTARLRKTSQFENVKAVAETALGTSLERAPPLVTGGFHMLYPFRPDGGSPSAKILVRVPFPSQGIFHEENLAMEVATARYLAQHTQLPIPKVYHYGVDPRPGIGPFLMMEDLGSKELETMSRSLSTPHSNPAVLDPNMPEGKLKSLYRKMAECVLQLAQPSFPCIGALVETSPGSGSQRITGRPITLNMINMVQLSNVPKSIFPPKGTTYRTTDEWYMVLAEQQMATLLFQHNDIISSRDDCRTKYVARQLFRRLAKQGRLSSYGFAEDDWSARAKHCPATLPMPSNSGSFRLWCDDFRPANVLVTENDEIAAVFDWEFTFAGPTQLVLDPPWWLLLDTPDSWDNGIEDWEQNYEKRLPTWLSALQEAEKEMKKSGTPFLLSAYMRDSWATGRFWLNYAARKSWAFDAIYWKYLDEKFFGKRDPNSGVPKSKLWKTRIHLLSPEEQAAMDTMVEIKMEESKERILVDWEDTEARQRLKSFLFD; encoded by the coding sequence ATGGTAGCTCCTGCTCGGATACACTCTGACAATCTCAAATGGGATCAGTCTGAAGAACTCTTCGAACAAGATACGGCCAGGCTTCGCAAAACTTCACAATTTGAAAACGTCAAAGCTGTTGCAGAAACCGCGTTGGGCACGTCTCTCGAGCGCGCACCACCATTGGTGACGGGCGGCTTCCACATGCTCTATCCCTTTCGACCAGACGGCGGAAGTCCTTCCGCTAAGATTTTGGTCCGTGTACCATTCCCGAGTCAAGGCATTTTCCATGAAGAGAATCTAGCCATGGAGGTCGCGACGGCGAGGTATCTTGCCCAACACACTCAGCTCCCAATCCCGAAGGTGTATCATTATGGAGTTGATCCTAGACCAGGCATTGGTCCGTTCCTGATGATGGAAGATCTCGGGTCCAAAGAACTTGAGACCATGAGTAGATCTCTCTCTACGCCGCATTCCAACCCAGCCGTGCTCGATCCGAATATGCCTGAAGGCAAGCTCAAAAGTCTCTATCGCAAGATGGCAGAATGTGTGCTGCAGCTTGCGCAGCCTAGCTTTCCGTGCATTGGAGCTCTTGTCGAAACAAGCCCCGGGTCAGGATCTCAACGTATAACCGGACGGCCCATCACTCTGAACATGATCAACATGGTCCAACTGTCCAACGTACCCAAATCCATCTTTCCGCCTAAAGGTACTACGTATAGAACCACCGATGAGTGGTACATGGTCTTGGCTGAGCAGCAAATGGCAACACTCCTTTTTCAGCACAACGATATTATCTCGTCACGGGATGATTGCAGGACCAAGTACGTCGCGCGCCAGCTTTTTCGCAGGTTGGCCAAACAAGGCCGACTGTCGAGTTATGGCTTTGCTGAAGATGACTGGTCCGCCCGCGCTAAACACTGCCCTGCAACACTGCCAATGCCCAGCAACTCGGGCTCGTTTCGCTTGTGGTGCGATGACTTCAGGCCGGCGAATGTTCTTGTTACCGAGAATGATGAAATCGCTGCAGTCTTTGACTGGGAATTCACGTTTGCCGGGCCGACGCAGCTCGTGCTAGATCCACCCTGGTGGCTTCTTCTTGATACGCCCGATTCCTGGGACAATGGGATTGAAGACTGGGAGCAAAACTACGAGAAACGCCTCCCAACATGGTTGTCAGCCTTGCAAGAGGCGGAGAAAGAAATGAAGAAGTCAGGGACGCCCTTTCTTCTCTCAGCATATATGCGAGATAGCTGGGCCACGGGGCGTTTCTGGCTTAATTATGCCGCGAGGAAGAGTTGGGCATTCGATGCGATTTACTGGAAATATCTAGATGAAAAGTTCTTCGGTAAACGTGATCCAAACAGCGGTGTGCCCAAAAGCAAGCTTTGGAAGACTAGAATCCACCTTCTCAGCCCAGAAGAGCAAGCTGCCATGGACACCATGGTGGAAATCAAGATGGAGGAGTCAAAGGAACGGATATTGGTGGACTGGGAAGATACAGAGGCAAGACAACGTTTGAAGTCATTTTTGTTTGACTAG
- a CDS encoding major facilitator superfamily transporter has protein sequence MPGATFGEAAPLLPGSTFSHRKREQPVSEMVSKIKEALWGPPSVERSLLIKLDFTVLIYFSVVWFLFGVNRASYNTAYISGMKEDLNFQGKDFNYMHTIYLVTYAVFQIPSTSLLTIVKPRYVFVAANTVWSVLTLVTFRATHVYQVFVLNGFEGAFSAIAYVGAHFIYGSWYKQSELATRAAVFCAFGNLGNMAGGWIQAGLLASLSNGPIEPWRLIFIVVSCITIPFAVFGWFAIPDLPEHRAARFLTPEERDLAVTRLGRTQTKAWDKSVFQRVLLSWQFWLLPTVFMLYSLSVQAIGNNVIPLWMASRGYSVIQQNNYPTATYATGIVATFIYCAVSDKLRSRWQASLCIGFTFIVSSAILISDPPDAGYFFAFYLMGTTYAPQALWYSWMADLTAHDLQLRAITTGFMNSFDFAFVTWWPLIFYPVTDAPNYRKGYIASLVTGALTVPVILLIAYLERRGRKLGKVGSVRDEHAGSSRD, from the exons ATGCCGGGTGCAACCTTTGGGGAGGCGGCGCCGCTGCTTCCCGGCTCGACATTCTCACATCGAAAACGTGAGCAGCCAGTGTCTGAGATGGTGTCAAAGATCAAGGAAGCCCTCTGGGGCCCGCCGTCGGTTGAGCGATCGCTGCTTATCAAGCTTGATTTCACCGTACTCATTTACTTTTCCGTCGTGTGGTTCTTGTTCGGCGTCAATCGCGCGAGCTACAATACGGCGTATATCAGCGGCATGAAGGAGGACCTGAATTTCCAAGGGAAG GATTTCAACTACATGCATACCATCTACTTGGTCACCTACGCCGTATTTCAAATTCCCTCAACTTCACTCCTGACCATCGTAAAACCCCGCTACGTCTTCGTCGCAGCGAACACAGTCTGGAGCGTCCTCACTCTCGTCACATTCCGAGCGACACACGTCTACCAAGTTTTCGTCCTCAATGGCTTCGAGGGCGCTTTTTCAGCCATCGCATA CGTCGGTGCGCACTTTATCTACGGATCATGGTACAAGCAATCCGAGCTAGCCACCCGTGCAGCAGTCTTCTGCGCCTTTGGCAATCTCGGCAACATGGCAGGAGGGTGGATCCAGGCGGGACTTCTGGCGTCTCTTTCCAATGGCCCGATTGAGCCCTGGCGACTTATTTTCATAGTGGTTTCGTGCATCACCATCCCCTTTGCCGTCTTTG GCTGGTTCGCTATCCCAGATCTACCAGAGCATCGCGCAGCGAGATTCTTGACCCCGGAAGAGAGGGATCTCGCCGTCACCCGCCTCGGCAGAACACAGACAAAAGCATGGGACAAAAGTGTATTCCAACGTGTCCTACTCAGCTGGCAGTTCTGGCTCCTCCCAACCGTCTTCATGC TCTACTCCCTCAGCGTCCAAGCAATAGGCAACAACGTCATACCCCTTTGGATGGCATCCCGGGGCTACTCCGTAATCCAGCAAAACAACTACCCGACCGCGACCTACGCCACGGGCATCGTCGCGACCTTCATTTACTGCGCCGTCTCCGATAAGCTTCGCTCGCGCTGGCAGGCCTCGCTCTGCATCGGGTTCACGTTCATCGTCAGCAGCGCAATCTTGATCTCGGACCCGCCGGACGCAGGGTACTTTTTCGCGTTTTATCTCATGGGCACGACATATGCGCCGCAGGCGCTGTGGTACTCGTGGATGGCGGACCTGACGGCGCACGATTTGCAGCTGAGGGCAATTACGACGGGGTTCATGAACTCTTTTGATTTTGCGTTTGTG ACTTGGTGGCCTCTGATCTTTTACCCCGTGACGGATGCACCGAATTATCGGAAAGGTTACATTGCTAGTCTGGTGACGGGCGCGTTGACTGTGCCGGTGATTTTGTTAATTGCCTATCTTGAGAGGCGAGGGAGAAAACTTGGCAAAGTGGGCAGTGTCCGCGATGAGCACGCGGGAAGCTCGAGGGATTAG